The following proteins come from a genomic window of Nicotiana tomentosiformis chromosome 12, ASM39032v3, whole genome shotgun sequence:
- the LOC138902640 gene encoding uncharacterized protein: MNFVSTELLSEMVYGTSAHKEFWAECDALMPCPGCGCEESKRYVEHFENNLVTSKGHPNSSQFANKSGPATYSSSPASYSPGSQNHNQVLFNNKGGSYSTNNFKQRKNQLYCDYCNFKGHTREICYKLNVYPSDIKSKKKYSSANSADYTGENQSNTAKLYRCLKKEVRIVAQPWQHVWHTSIFPEDKPKWIIDTGASNHIVHRIDILFDLKHLGQSKVGKVCLPTGDLATDHFSEQVKGIGKEDNGLYVLTSESKIQEIDGSSTTTNSSFIPRSLTVNTTNFDIIHVDVWGPYRVPTYDGKRYFLTIVDVHSRFTWLYMLPSKAEVIVILRNFFSMVKTIHSSTVKVLRTDNGKTPYEVMHGDHASLTHLKVFGCLGYVSEVRRTDKFAPRIVPAVFLGYFVVQKGYKMNRLASREFIVSRDVVFKEVVSPFKHTTSPIVTTQNSTSRDDT, encoded by the exons ATGAACTTTGTGAGCACTGAGTTATTAAGTGAAATGGTGTATGGCACAAGTGCTCACAAG GAGTTTTGGGCTGAATGTGATGCTCTTATGCCTTGTCCTGGTTGTGGCTGTGAAGAATCAAAGAGATATGTAGAACATTTTGA GAACAACCTTGTTACCAGTAAAGGTCATCCTAATTCATCTCAATTTGCCAATAAATCTGGTCCTGCTACTTACTCTTCCAGTCCTGCCTCTTATTCCCCTGGCTCTCAGAACCATAATCAAGTGCTGTTCAATAATAAAGGAGGTTCATATTCTACTAATAACTTCAAGCAAAGGAAGAATCAACTGTATTGTGATTATTGCAATTTCAAAGGCCACACTAGGGAAATATGCTATAAGCTTAATGTCTATCCCTCAGATATAAAATCCAAAAAGAAGTATTCTTCAGCAAACTCAGCTGATTATACTGGAGAGAATCA GAGCAATACAGCCAAATTATACAGATGCTTGAAAAAGGAAGTGAGAATAGTGGCTCAGCCATGGCAGCACGTATGGCACACATCAATCTTTCCTGAAGATAAGCCTAAGTGGATAATTGACACTGGAGCTTCTAATCATATAGTGcataggattgatatattgttTGATTTAAAACACTTGGGACAGTCTAAAGTAGGGAAAGTGTGTCTACCTACAGGAGATTTAGCCACT GATCACTTCAGTGAACAGGTGAAGGGGATTGGTAAAGAAGATAATGGATTGTATGTGCTCACCTCTGAGAGTAAAATACAAGAAATTGATGGTTCATCTACTACAACAAACTCAAGTTTTATTCCAAGATCTCTCACTGTAAATACCACTAA TTTTGATATTATTCATGTTGATGTGTGGGGTCCTTATAGGGTTCCTACTTATGATGGAAAGAGGTATTTTTTAACCATAGTTGATGTTCATTCCAGATTCACCTGGCTTTATATGTTACCCTCAAAAGCTGAAGTAATTGTTATTCTTCGGAACTTCTTCTCAATGGTTAAAACTATTCATTCCTCTACTGTTAAAGTTCTAAGAACAGACAATG GTAAAACACCATATGAAGTAATGCATGGTGATCATGCTTCTCTCACTCATCTGAAAGTGTTTGGATGCCTAGGCTATGTGTCAGAAGTAAGGAGAACTGATAAATTTGCTCCTAGAATTGTTCCTGCAGTTTTCCTTGGGTATTTTGTGGTTCAAAAGGGCTATAAGATGAATAGATTAGCCTCCAGGGAGTTTATAGTCAGTAGAGATGTGGTGTTCAAGGAGGTTGTCTCTCCCTTCAAACACACTACCTCTcctattgtcacaacccaaaattcaactagtcgtgatgacacgtaa